A genomic segment from Corylus avellana chromosome ca5, CavTom2PMs-1.0 encodes:
- the LOC132183203 gene encoding G-type lectin S-receptor-like serine/threonine-protein kinase At4g03230 isoform X1, with amino-acid sequence MASQRRKLNCILSVSFLSSILFLSILLLCFCRVDCDARDTLKHGERITDDGGGTTLVSSGGRFKLGFFKATGSASPKRYVGIWYNEWDQQTVVWVANRDNPVTDRSTGVSFGIAEDGNLKIWDTTGYVYWSTVCVENSSSTNRTVKLMDSGNLVLRDEQLAKSLWESFQNPTDTFLPGMKMDKHLELISWTGDGDPGKGNFTFKQDQEGEGHYVITKKPLDYWRSWMSGNFLSSDEMPYDYLLSNFSNTKFPLLPNSPKQPRLDNYGRMNYTNDSYARLVMNYTGELQYLKWDVDERNWSLIWRKPEDQCGVYHACGEFGICNINNRLICKCLPGFQPANPKNWDSGDFSDGCRRNSTSSDNSDMFLNLKMMKVGKPDSDFPEINETKCRKQCLAVSLCQAYSYEVAQNSTKRTTGIDNCKIWTSELSNLQEEYTNRACNVSVRVPKSIIESTVRNCEPCGSNLIPYPLSTGINCGDPIYFSFYCNTSSGQVSFKAPSGTYRVTKIDPSAQTFVIQVKYAGYDINSRGTQLLNVSLPFKRNYSSEVKDEIDISWDPPQQPSCNSSKDCKEWPNSNCNMAIDGKKRCFCKQNFLWNGTILNCTTKEGNTPQSFKKPSKRKKWLLLCGMVPLIISVFALTCSITFVYVWRRKKAKEEESRKSSRRNRVLRALDTEKHVKDLMDSGEFREEDENGIDVPFFDLECILAATDNFSNAKKLGKGGYGSVHKATFPGGQEIAVKRLSSVSKQGLQEFKNEVVLIAKLQHRNLVRLRGYCINGDEKILLYEYMPNKSLDSFIFDQKLSMSLDWEMRFKIILGIARGLVYLHHDSRLRIIHRDLKTSNILLDNEMNPKISDFGLAKMVEGKQTGANTTRVVGTHGYISPEYAQHGIFSIKSDVFSFGVVLLEIISGKKNTGFYESELAPSLLGYAWRLWVENKVLDLMDHTLREVCNADQFVKCVNIGLLCVQNDANDRPTMLNVVAMLDSEVGTISTPKRPAFVPGTDHSDSANSIRLETNTELTISLEGR; translated from the exons ATGGCAAGCCAAAGAAGAAAACTCAACTGCATATTGTCTGTAAGTTTTCTGTCGTCCATCTTGTTCTTGTCCATACTCTTGTTGTGTTTCTGTCGTGTGGATTGCGATGCTAGAGATACTTTGAAGCATGGCGAGCGGATTACTGACGATGGAGGAGGAACAACCCTTGTCTCCAGTGGAGGAAGGTTTAAACTGGGATTCTTCAAGGCAACGGGAAGCGCAAGCCCCAAAAGGTATGTCGGGATATGGTATAACGAATGGGATCAACAAACAGTTGTATGGGTTGCCAACAGAGACAACCCTGTTACTGACCGTTCCACTGGAGTTTCTTTTGGAATTGCAGAAGATGGCAACCTTAAGATTTGGGATACTACCGGATACGTTTATTGGAGTACAGTATGTGTTGAGAATTCTTCGTCTACAAATCGTACTGTGAAGCTCATGGATTCTGGAAACCTTGTCTTAAGGGATGAACAGTTGGCGAAGAGTCTTTGGGAGAGCTTCCAAaatccaacggatacatttcTTCCAGGTATGAAGATGGATAAACACCTCGAGTTGATTTCATGGACAGGTGATGGTGACCCGGGAAAAGGGAATTTCACGTTTAAGCAAGATCAAGAAGGAGAGGGCCACTACGTTATCACAAAAAAGCCATTGGATTATTGGAGAAGTTGGATGTCAGGCAACTTCTTGAGCTCAGATGAAATGCCCTATGACTACTTGTTGTCAAATTTCAGCAATACCAAGTTCCCACTTTTGCCAAATTCCCCAAAACAACCTCGGCTGGATAATTACGGAAGGATGAATTATACGAATGATAGTTACGCAAGGTTAGTGATGAATTATACGGGGGAATTACAGTATCTGAAGTGGGATGTGGACGAGAGAAATTGGTCTTTGATATGGAGAAAGCCGGAAGACCAATGTGGCGTTTACCATGCTTGTGGGGAATTCGGCATCTGCAATATTAACAATAGGTTGATCTGCAAATGTTTGCCTGGGTTCCAGCCTGCTAACCCCAAGAATTGGGATTCTGGAGATTTTTCAGACGGGTGCAGGAGAAATTCGACATCATCTGACAACAGCGACATGTTCTTGAACTTAAAGATGATGAAAGTGGGCAAGCCAGACTCTGATTTCCCCGaaataaatgaaacaaaatgcAGAAAGCAGTGCCTTGCCGTGAGCTTGTGCCAGGCTTATTCATATGAGGTAGCTCAAAACAGCACGAAACGAACTACTGGGATCGACAACTGCAAAATTTGGACTTCGGAACTAAGTAATCTTCAAGAGGAGTACACAAACCGTGCTTGTAACGTCTCTGTCCGCGTGCCAAAATCTATTATAG AATCAACAGTTAGGAATTGTGAGCCTTGTGGCTCAAACTTGATCCCCTATCCGCTAAGCACTGGAATAAATTGCGGTGACCCCATCTACTTTAGTTTCTACTGCAACACTTCCTCGGGCCAGGTTAGCTTCAAGGCACCCAGTGGCACCTATCGAGTCACCAAAATCGATCCAAGTGCACAGACATTTGTCATCCAAGTCAAATATGCAGGATATGATATAAATTCAAGAGGAACTCAACTGCTCAATGTGTCATTGCCGTTCAAGAGGAATTATAGCTCTGAAGTTAAAGATGAAATAGACATTAGTTGGGACCCCCCGCAGCAGCCAAGCTGTAATTCGTCCAAAGATTGCAAGGAGTGGCCAAATTCAAATTGTAATATGGCAATAGATGGAAAGAAGAGGTGCTTTTGCAAGCAAAACTTCTTATGGAATGGCACAATTTTAAATTGTACTACTAAAG AAGGTAATACTCCTCAGTCGTTTAAAAAGccttcaaaaagaaagaagtggtTGCTTCTGTGTGGAATGGTACCTTTGATTATAAGCGTGTTTGCTCTCACATGTTCCATTACTTTTGTATATGTATGGAGAAGAAAGAAGGCCAAGGAAGAAG AAAGTAGAAAAAGTAGTAGAAGAAATCGAGTATTACGTGCATTAGACACTGAAAAACATGTCAAAGACTTGATGGACTCGGGTGAGTTCagagaagaagatgagaatGGCATAGATGTACCATTTTTTGATTTGGAATGTATTCTAGCTGCTACAGATAACTTCTCAAATGCAAAGAAGCTTGGAAAGGGGGGCTATGGGTCTGTTCACAAG GCCACATTTCCAGGAGGTCAAGAGATTGCTGTAAAGAGGCTCTCAAGTGTCTCAAAGCAAGGGTTACAAGAATTTAAAAACGAGGTGGTGTTGATTGCAAAACTTCAACACAGGAATCTTGTTAGGCTTCGAGGATATTGCATAAATGGAGATGAAAAGATTTTACTCTACGAgtacatgccaaacaaaagcttAGACTCATTTATATTTG ATCAAAAGCTAAGCATGTCTTTGGACTGGGAGATGCGCTTCAAAATCATTTTGGGAATTGCTCGTGGGCttgtttatcttcatcatgactCCAGACTGAGGATCATTCATAGAGATTTGAAAACTAGCAACATTCTTCTAGATAACGAGATGAACCCCAAAATATCTGATTTTGGATTGGCAAAGATGGTTGAAGGTAAACAAACCGGGGCAAACACAACTAGAGTAGTTGGAACTCA TGGCTATATATCTCCGGAGTACGCACAACATGGaattttttcaatcaaatccGATGTTTTTAGCTTTGGTGTAGTTCTACTTGAGATTATAAGTGGAAAAAAGAATACAGGATTTTATGAGTCAGAACTAGCCCCAAGCCTTTTAGGTTAT GCATGGAGATTGTGGGTAGAAAACAAGGTGTTGGATTTAATGGACCATACTCTACGTGAAGTTTGCAATGCAGACCAGTTCGTGAAGTGCGTAAATATTGGACTTTTATGCGTACAAAATGACGCAAATGACCGCCCTACCATGTTAAATGTTGTTGCAATGCTTGATAGTGAAGTTGGAACAATTTCAACTCCAAAACGGCCAGCTTTTGTTCCTGGGACCGACCATTCCGACTCAGCTAATTCTATTAGACTGGAAACAAATACAGAATTAACTATTAGTCTTGAAGGAAGATGA
- the LOC132183203 gene encoding G-type lectin S-receptor-like serine/threonine-protein kinase At4g03230 isoform X2, translating into MASQRRKLNCILSVSFLSSILFLSILLLCFCRVDCDARDTLKHGERITDDGGGTTLVSSGGRFKLGFFKATGSASPKRYVGIWYNEWDQQTVVWVANRDNPVTDRSTGVSFGIAEDGNLKIWDTTGYVYWSTVCVENSSSTNRTVKLMDSGNLVLRDEQLAKSLWESFQNPTDTFLPGMKMDKHLELISWTGDGDPGKGNFTFKQDQEGEGHYVITKKPLDYWRSWMSGNFLSSDEMPYDYLLSNFSNTKFPLLPNSPKQPRLDNYGRMNYTNDSYARLVMNYTGELQYLKWDVDERNWSLIWRKPEDQCGVYHACGEFGICNINNRLICKCLPGFQPANPKNWDSGDFSDGCRRNSTSSDNSDMFLNLKMMKVGKPDSDFPEINETKCRKQCLAVSLCQAYSYEVAQNSTKRTTGIDNCKIWTSELSNLQEEYTNRACNVSVRVPKSIIESTVRNCEPCGSNLIPYPLSTGINCGDPIYFSFYCNTSSGQVSFKAPSGTYRVTKIDPSAQTFVIQVKYAGYDINSRGTQLLNVSLPFKRNYSSEVKDEIDISWDPPQQPSCNSSKDCKEWPNSNCNMAIDGKKRCFCKQNFLWNGTILNCTTKEGNTPQSFKKPSKRKKWLLLCGMVPLIISVFALTCSITFVYVWRRKKAKEEESRKSSRRNRVLRALDTEKHVKDLMDSGEFREEDENGIDVPFFDLECILAATDNFSNAKKLGKGGYGSVHKATFPGGQEIAVKRLSSVSKQGLQEFKNEVVLIAKLQHRNLVRLRGYCINGDEKILLYEYMPNKSLDSFIFDQKLSMSLDWEMRFKIILGIARGLVYLHHDSRLRIIHRDLKTSNILLDNEMNPKISDFGLAKMVEVAIYLRSTHNMEFFQSNPMFLALV; encoded by the exons ATGGCAAGCCAAAGAAGAAAACTCAACTGCATATTGTCTGTAAGTTTTCTGTCGTCCATCTTGTTCTTGTCCATACTCTTGTTGTGTTTCTGTCGTGTGGATTGCGATGCTAGAGATACTTTGAAGCATGGCGAGCGGATTACTGACGATGGAGGAGGAACAACCCTTGTCTCCAGTGGAGGAAGGTTTAAACTGGGATTCTTCAAGGCAACGGGAAGCGCAAGCCCCAAAAGGTATGTCGGGATATGGTATAACGAATGGGATCAACAAACAGTTGTATGGGTTGCCAACAGAGACAACCCTGTTACTGACCGTTCCACTGGAGTTTCTTTTGGAATTGCAGAAGATGGCAACCTTAAGATTTGGGATACTACCGGATACGTTTATTGGAGTACAGTATGTGTTGAGAATTCTTCGTCTACAAATCGTACTGTGAAGCTCATGGATTCTGGAAACCTTGTCTTAAGGGATGAACAGTTGGCGAAGAGTCTTTGGGAGAGCTTCCAAaatccaacggatacatttcTTCCAGGTATGAAGATGGATAAACACCTCGAGTTGATTTCATGGACAGGTGATGGTGACCCGGGAAAAGGGAATTTCACGTTTAAGCAAGATCAAGAAGGAGAGGGCCACTACGTTATCACAAAAAAGCCATTGGATTATTGGAGAAGTTGGATGTCAGGCAACTTCTTGAGCTCAGATGAAATGCCCTATGACTACTTGTTGTCAAATTTCAGCAATACCAAGTTCCCACTTTTGCCAAATTCCCCAAAACAACCTCGGCTGGATAATTACGGAAGGATGAATTATACGAATGATAGTTACGCAAGGTTAGTGATGAATTATACGGGGGAATTACAGTATCTGAAGTGGGATGTGGACGAGAGAAATTGGTCTTTGATATGGAGAAAGCCGGAAGACCAATGTGGCGTTTACCATGCTTGTGGGGAATTCGGCATCTGCAATATTAACAATAGGTTGATCTGCAAATGTTTGCCTGGGTTCCAGCCTGCTAACCCCAAGAATTGGGATTCTGGAGATTTTTCAGACGGGTGCAGGAGAAATTCGACATCATCTGACAACAGCGACATGTTCTTGAACTTAAAGATGATGAAAGTGGGCAAGCCAGACTCTGATTTCCCCGaaataaatgaaacaaaatgcAGAAAGCAGTGCCTTGCCGTGAGCTTGTGCCAGGCTTATTCATATGAGGTAGCTCAAAACAGCACGAAACGAACTACTGGGATCGACAACTGCAAAATTTGGACTTCGGAACTAAGTAATCTTCAAGAGGAGTACACAAACCGTGCTTGTAACGTCTCTGTCCGCGTGCCAAAATCTATTATAG AATCAACAGTTAGGAATTGTGAGCCTTGTGGCTCAAACTTGATCCCCTATCCGCTAAGCACTGGAATAAATTGCGGTGACCCCATCTACTTTAGTTTCTACTGCAACACTTCCTCGGGCCAGGTTAGCTTCAAGGCACCCAGTGGCACCTATCGAGTCACCAAAATCGATCCAAGTGCACAGACATTTGTCATCCAAGTCAAATATGCAGGATATGATATAAATTCAAGAGGAACTCAACTGCTCAATGTGTCATTGCCGTTCAAGAGGAATTATAGCTCTGAAGTTAAAGATGAAATAGACATTAGTTGGGACCCCCCGCAGCAGCCAAGCTGTAATTCGTCCAAAGATTGCAAGGAGTGGCCAAATTCAAATTGTAATATGGCAATAGATGGAAAGAAGAGGTGCTTTTGCAAGCAAAACTTCTTATGGAATGGCACAATTTTAAATTGTACTACTAAAG AAGGTAATACTCCTCAGTCGTTTAAAAAGccttcaaaaagaaagaagtggtTGCTTCTGTGTGGAATGGTACCTTTGATTATAAGCGTGTTTGCTCTCACATGTTCCATTACTTTTGTATATGTATGGAGAAGAAAGAAGGCCAAGGAAGAAG AAAGTAGAAAAAGTAGTAGAAGAAATCGAGTATTACGTGCATTAGACACTGAAAAACATGTCAAAGACTTGATGGACTCGGGTGAGTTCagagaagaagatgagaatGGCATAGATGTACCATTTTTTGATTTGGAATGTATTCTAGCTGCTACAGATAACTTCTCAAATGCAAAGAAGCTTGGAAAGGGGGGCTATGGGTCTGTTCACAAG GCCACATTTCCAGGAGGTCAAGAGATTGCTGTAAAGAGGCTCTCAAGTGTCTCAAAGCAAGGGTTACAAGAATTTAAAAACGAGGTGGTGTTGATTGCAAAACTTCAACACAGGAATCTTGTTAGGCTTCGAGGATATTGCATAAATGGAGATGAAAAGATTTTACTCTACGAgtacatgccaaacaaaagcttAGACTCATTTATATTTG ATCAAAAGCTAAGCATGTCTTTGGACTGGGAGATGCGCTTCAAAATCATTTTGGGAATTGCTCGTGGGCttgtttatcttcatcatgactCCAGACTGAGGATCATTCATAGAGATTTGAAAACTAGCAACATTCTTCTAGATAACGAGATGAACCCCAAAATATCTGATTTTGGATTGGCAAAGATGGTTGAAG TGGCTATATATCTCCGGAGTACGCACAACATGGaattttttcaatcaaatccGATGTTTTTAGCTTTGGTGTAG